Proteins encoded in a region of the Variovorax sp. PAMC 28711 genome:
- a CDS encoding glutathione S-transferase, which translates to MRARLALIASGERCELREVVLRDKPAALLATSPKGTVPVLVTPDGAVIEHSLDVMLWALRRNDPWGWLAPESASLDDLLALVTGCDGDFKTQLDRYKYPDRFVLVEGEPTPRDRGAAFLAMLDARLAASTHLAGERPSLADAALMPFVRQFSMVEPHWFAAQHWPHLQAWLVGWTGTAAFATAMHKYAAWAPGCPLVEFPAL; encoded by the coding sequence ATGCGGGCCCGGCTGGCGCTGATCGCGAGCGGCGAGCGCTGCGAGCTGCGCGAAGTCGTGTTGCGCGACAAGCCCGCCGCCCTGCTCGCCACATCGCCCAAGGGCACGGTGCCGGTGCTGGTGACCCCCGACGGCGCCGTCATCGAACACAGCCTCGACGTCATGCTGTGGGCGCTGCGGCGCAATGATCCTTGGGGCTGGCTGGCACCCGAATCGGCGTCGCTCGATGACCTGCTGGCGCTGGTGACTGGCTGCGACGGCGACTTCAAGACGCAACTCGATCGTTACAAATACCCGGACCGCTTCGTCCTCGTCGAAGGCGAGCCGACCCCTCGCGACCGCGGCGCAGCATTCCTCGCCATGCTCGATGCCCGGCTGGCGGCGTCCACCCACCTGGCCGGAGAGCGGCCTTCGCTGGCCGATGCGGCGCTCATGCCTTTCGTGCGGCAGTTCTCGATGGTCGAGCCGCACTGGTTTGCCGCCCAACACTGGCCCCACCTGCAGGCCTGGCTCGTCGGTTGGACCGGCACGGCGGCCTTCGCCACCGCCATGCACAAATACGCCGCCTGGGCGCCAGGCTGTCCCCTCGTCGAGTTTCCGGCGCTCTGA
- a CDS encoding collagen-like triple helix repeat-containing protein has product MKTSQPTRFRAVLCGAAVAAALSVLSGCASDGKAGFGFGGTSAATPGGLGGAGTDGTSGGVAADGSGANGGTGAAGGGEVVAGGGGTGGGTGGTGGTGGTGGGGTGGGGTGGGGTGGGGTGGGTVTPISPALGASNGLLGGVGQTVSATGQLVGGLNAGPATGLVSNTGGAIDTLGKGVTNGIGQLQQPNALGVTVDSVPVAVGQLGDGVASVGAGTALAPVTGTVGGIVNKASDVVGGVTGNGAVRQVTTGVSTVVARIDDGLLTTTQKVGAATGLGAPIDGLTNKVGAGIAQLGGKLPGNQTNGLTSALGTTVASVGGLVNAPGSTPSGLGGLSGGLGGVLGGGLSGGSSSGGSGLGAVTAGLGVGAGAGVSAGSGGVSAGVGLGAVAGITAPINSVLSPVLSPVTAIASPVLAPVVAVVTPVVGTVVQTTGTVVATAGTVVGGVVNGTTGAVSNVGGGVGTVVGGTVATVGGVAGGLIGGLGLGRR; this is encoded by the coding sequence ATGAAGACTTCTCAACCAACGCGCTTTCGCGCAGTGCTGTGCGGCGCAGCCGTGGCAGCTGCACTCTCGGTGCTGAGCGGCTGTGCGTCCGACGGCAAAGCCGGCTTCGGATTCGGCGGCACCAGCGCTGCGACGCCAGGCGGATTGGGCGGCGCGGGCACCGACGGCACGAGCGGCGGGGTCGCCGCGGACGGCAGCGGCGCGAACGGTGGCACGGGCGCCGCGGGCGGCGGTGAAGTCGTCGCTGGGGGCGGCGGCACGGGTGGCGGCACCGGCGGGACCGGCGGCACGGGTGGAACGGGCGGCGGTGGAACGGGCGGTGGCGGCACGGGTGGTGGTGGCACCGGCGGTGGCGGCACGGGTGGTGGCACGGTCACTCCGATCAGCCCCGCGCTTGGCGCGAGCAACGGCCTGCTCGGCGGCGTCGGCCAGACGGTCAGTGCCACCGGGCAACTGGTCGGCGGCCTCAATGCCGGCCCCGCGACCGGACTGGTCAGCAACACGGGTGGCGCGATCGATACGCTCGGCAAGGGCGTGACCAACGGCATCGGTCAACTGCAGCAACCCAATGCGCTGGGCGTTACCGTCGACAGCGTGCCGGTGGCGGTCGGGCAGCTCGGCGACGGGGTCGCCAGCGTGGGCGCCGGAACGGCGCTCGCGCCGGTGACAGGCACCGTCGGCGGCATCGTCAACAAGGCATCGGACGTGGTTGGCGGCGTGACGGGCAACGGCGCGGTGCGCCAGGTGACGACCGGCGTCAGCACGGTGGTCGCACGCATCGACGACGGGCTGCTCACGACAACGCAAAAAGTGGGTGCGGCAACAGGCCTGGGCGCCCCGATCGACGGCCTGACCAACAAGGTCGGTGCCGGCATTGCGCAGCTCGGCGGCAAGCTGCCGGGCAACCAGACCAACGGCCTCACCAGCGCACTTGGCACCACCGTCGCCAGCGTCGGCGGCCTGGTCAATGCACCGGGCAGCACGCCCTCGGGCCTCGGCGGCTTGAGCGGTGGCCTGGGCGGCGTTCTCGGTGGCGGCCTGAGCGGCGGCAGCAGCAGCGGTGGCAGCGGCCTCGGCGCCGTCACGGCCGGTCTCGGCGTGGGTGCCGGCGCAGGTGTCTCGGCCGGCTCCGGCGGCGTCAGCGCAGGCGTCGGCCTGGGTGCAGTGGCCGGCATCACCGCGCCGATCAACTCGGTCCTGAGCCCGGTGCTCTCGCCCGTCACCGCCATCGCAAGCCCGGTCCTGGCGCCGGTCGTGGCCGTCGTCACGCCGGTGGTCGGTACCGTCGTGCAGACGACCGGGACCGTGGTCGCGACTGCGGGCACCGTGGTGGGCGGCGTGGTGAATGGCACGACCGGTGCCGTCAGCAACGTGGGCGGTGGCGTGGGCACCGTGGTGGGCGGCACGGTCGCGACGGTGGGCGGCGTGGCCGGCGGCCTGATCGGCGGCCTGGGTCTGGGCCGCAGATGA
- a CDS encoding glutathione S-transferase family protein has translation MLTLIGFAASNYYNKVKLALLEKGVRFDEELAWVGETDLTASPLGKVPYLRTTEGTLCESSAINEYIEAAYPEVPLLPADPFAAAKVRELVLYLELHLELVVRNVYSEAFFGGKVSDGLKQMIGKQLTKNIAAFGKLARFDTPFIAGDQLTLADCAAVCHLPVLASATKIIYGEDMLAAQLPAARDYLKRLNARPHVQAVNAERKLNTEQMLARY, from the coding sequence TTTGCCGCCAGCAACTACTACAACAAGGTCAAACTCGCCCTGCTCGAAAAAGGCGTGCGCTTCGACGAAGAACTGGCCTGGGTCGGCGAGACCGACCTGACCGCCTCGCCACTCGGCAAGGTGCCGTATCTGCGCACCACCGAAGGCACGCTGTGCGAGTCTTCCGCCATCAATGAATACATCGAAGCGGCCTACCCTGAAGTCCCGCTGCTGCCGGCCGACCCTTTTGCCGCGGCCAAGGTGCGCGAGCTGGTGCTGTATCTCGAGCTGCACCTCGAACTGGTGGTGCGCAACGTCTATTCCGAAGCGTTTTTCGGCGGCAAGGTGAGCGATGGCTTGAAGCAGATGATCGGCAAGCAGCTCACCAAGAACATCGCTGCGTTCGGCAAGCTGGCGCGCTTCGACACGCCCTTCATCGCGGGCGACCAGCTCACGCTGGCCGACTGCGCAGCGGTGTGTCATTTGCCGGTGCTCGCCAGCGCCACAAAAATCATCTACGGCGAAGACATGCTGGCCGCCCAACTGCCTGCAGCGCGCGACTACCTCAAGCGCCTGAACGCCAGGCCGCATGTGCAGGCCGTGAACGCCGAGCGCAAGCTCAATACCGAGCAGATGCTGGCGCGCTACTGA